From Coffea arabica cultivar ET-39 chromosome 2e, Coffea Arabica ET-39 HiFi, whole genome shotgun sequence, the proteins below share one genomic window:
- the LOC113731635 gene encoding bifunctional riboflavin biosynthesis protein RIBA 1, chloroplastic, which yields MASINVSCPSTTLSRSQALKNFRFFNGLHCGTFYPQSGCPEESSRLKGRACLHIKGDGRIKSVLVSDEGNLLSHTNGADTVVKNSPISGIATGIQIQPDSVQFGTLVADIAPSSTGFPVDNDESDLDRPTEGFSSISDAIQDIRNGKIVLVVDDEDRENEGDLIMAASKVTPEAMAFFVKHGTGIVCVSMKEEDLERLNIPLMVNSKDNEEKLCTAFTVSVDAKHGTSTGVSARDRATTVLALASKDSKPEDFNRPGHIFPLKYREGGVLKRAGHTEASVDLSVLAGLEPVGVLCEVVDDDGSMARLPRLRQFAEEENIKIISIADLIRYRRKRDQLVEHASAAKIPTMWGPFTAHCYRSILDGIEHIAMVKGEIGDGHDILVRVHSECLTGDIFGSARCDCGNQLALAMEQIEEAGRGVLVYLRGHEGRGIGLGHKLRAYNLQDAGRDTVEANEELGLPVDSREYGIGAQILRDLGVRTMKLMTNNPAKYSGLKGYGLAVAGRVPLQSFITKENKRYLETKRVKLGHIYDFSSNGFPNLISNKNGKPSAGS from the exons ATGGCTTCTATCAATGTTTCTTGCCCTTCAACAACTCTGTCTCGCTCTCA AGCATTAAAGAATTTCAGATTTTTCAATGGACTACATTGTGGAACTTTTTATCCTCAAAGCGGTTGTCCTGAAGAATCCAGCAGGCTGAAGGGTAGAGCATGCCTCCATATCAAAGGGGATGGTAGAATTAAGTCTGTACTTGTATCTGATGAAGGAAATCTCCTTTCTCATACTAATGGTGCTGATACTGTGGTAAAGAATTCCCCAATCAGCGGCATTGCTACTGGAATTCAGATACAGCCTGATTCTGTACAATTTGGAACTCTTGTGGCAGATATTGCTCCTAGCAGTACTGGATTCCCAGTTGATAATGATGAATCTGATTTGGATCGGCCCACCGAAGGCTTCTCCtccatttcagatgccattcAAGACATTCGTAATGGAAAG ATAGTATTGGTCGTAGATGATGAAGATAGAGAAAATGAAGGCGATTTAATAATGGCAGCATCAAAGGTTACACCAGAGGCAATGGCCTTCTTTGTGAAGCATGGGACTGGCATTGTATGTGTTAGTATGAAAGAAGAAGACCTGGAAAGGTTGAATATTCCTTTGATGGTGAACAGTAAGGATAATGAGGAGAAGCTTTGCACTGCCTTCACAGTTTCAGTG GATGCAAAACATGGAACAAGTACAGGGGTATCAGCTCGTGATAGAGCAACAACAGTTCTGGCTCTTGCTTCCAAAGATTCAAAGCCTGAGGATTTCAACCGCCCTGGTCATATATTTCCATTAAAATACAGGGAGGGCGGTGTCCTGAAAAGAGCTGGGCACACAGAAGCTTCTGTAGATCTCTCTGTGCTTGCGGGTTTAGAACCTGTTGGAGTTTTATGTGAGGTTGTGGATGATGATGGTTCCATGGCTAGACTACCTAGACTTCGGCAATTTGCCGAGGAGGAGAACATAAAGATTATATCTATAGCTGATTTGATCAG ATATAGGAGGAAAAGAGATCAACTGGTGGAGCATGCTTCTGCTGCAAAAATACCTACCATGTGGGGCCCTTTCACTGCCCACTGTTATAGGTCTATTTTAGATGGGATCGAGCATATTGCGATGGTCAAG GGTGAGATTGGGGATGGGCATGATATTCTTGTCAGAGTACATTCAGAATGCCTCACAGGAGACATATTTGGTTCAGCCAGATGTGACTGTGGAAACCAGTTGGCACTTGCAATGGAACAGATTGAGGAAGCTGGTAGGGGTGTCCTGGTATACCTCCGTGGTCATGAGGGAAGAGGGATTGGCTTGGGTCACAAGCTTCGTGCTTATAATCTACAAGATGCTGGGCGTGACACAGTGGAAGCGAATGAAGAGCTTGGATTGCCGGTTGATTCAAGAGAATATGGAATCGGGGCTCAG ATACTGCGAGATCTTGGAGTTCGAACCATGAAGCTGATGACAAACAACCCTGCAAAGTACAGTGGGCTCAAGGGCTATGGTCTAGCGGTTGCTGGGCGCGTCCCTCTTCAAAGTTTCATTACAAAAGAGAACAAGAGATATTTGGAAACTAAACGTGTCAAATTGGGCCACATATATGACTTCAGTTCAAATGGTTTTCCGAACTTAATTAGCAACAAGAATGGTAAACCCAGCGCTGGGAGCTAA